The Streptococcus oralis DNA window TCCGTCAGGCGAACAAATTTTGCCCGCTTATCGCTCGGGCTCGCCTCTAACTCGACCAAACCATTTTGTACCATGCGCTTGACTAGATTACTCGCAACAGATTTGGTAATATTGAGTTCCTGTTCGATATCCTTAATCAAGACCAAATCTTGATTTTCCTCACGACTATTCAAAAAACGTACAACCTGACCTTGAGGTCCACCCATAAATTCAATACCACTACGCTTGGCTTCCTTTTGTACCATCAGATGTACCTGATGACCAAAACGCTTAAAAACCAACATCGGCTTGTCCATGATTGCTCCTTTCTAACCATCACATTTAGTTCTCTGGAGAACTAATTCAGTTTCCATGAGAACTATTTTATCACTTTCGGAGGAGATGTCAAGAAAAAAGTTTACTTGGGAACTATCTTGCTCTGAATTGACATTAGCAGCTATTTTCTCTATAATAAACACTAACTACTGTGGATTGATAGCCATTCACAAAAGGAAAGGAGAGAGCTTTCAAATGAAACCAGAGGAACAGAAAGTTTTAGGGATTTTGGCAACCATTTTTGGAGCCATCGCACTTTTAGGGTCCTGGATTCCATTTATTAACTATCTATCATTTTTCATCGCCATTGTCGCATTTATCTTGGGGATTATCGGCCTTATCGTCAATCTCAAAAAACGGAAAACCATGGCCATTATCGGAACATCCCTCGCAGTTGCTTCTGTTGTACTTTTCTTTACGACCCAAGTACTGTACGCTAATGTCTACAAAGAGTTTATCAGGGAGTTTAACCGTTCCTACAGCGAGGCAAGTGCCTCAATGGAGCGCGAAGAAGAAAGCGACTTGACAGATGATAGCGCCTATTCCATCCCAGAGGAGGAAGAAAACGATACCTTCACCTGGACCCAAGAACAGTTCGACGCCTTAATCGAAGGTGACCTTGACAACAAAGGAAAAGGTGGTACCAACTACAAGGATATTATCAAAAAACACGGACTACCAGACTCCGAATTTGACTCCACTATCGGAGGGTACGATACGAGAAAAATCACCTATATCTCCATTGGAGACAAGATCAAGACCGTTACCTTAACTTTTGCAAAACAGGACAATGGACAGCTCTTGCTCGTTCAAAAACATGCAGTCGGTCTAGGTCTTGAAAAAAGCAAGAAACAAAACGATTCTGAAACAAGAGTCTAAGTTCAAATATCAAAAAAACGAACAGCTAGTAAAACTGTTCGTTTTTCTATTAAAATCCATCTACGTTTGTGTAGATCTTTTGTACGTCTTCATCGTCCTCAAGAACGCTGTAAAGTTTTTCAAAGGTTTCAAGGTCTTCGCCTGACAATTCC harbors:
- a CDS encoding MarR family winged helix-turn-helix transcriptional regulator, which gives rise to MDKPMLVFKRFGHQVHLMVQKEAKRSGIEFMGGPQGQVVRFLNSREENQDLVLIKDIEQELNITKSVASNLVKRMVQNGLVELEASPSDKRAKFVRLTEKSRSQMQKVKAFFDRIDQSLLEGVSKSDLAIFEKVFGQLQENVEKIGGENEETR
- a CDS encoding CD20-like domain-containing protein, which gives rise to MKPEEQKVLGILATIFGAIALLGSWIPFINYLSFFIAIVAFILGIIGLIVNLKKRKTMAIIGTSLAVASVVLFFTTQVLYANVYKEFIREFNRSYSEASASMEREEESDLTDDSAYSIPEEEENDTFTWTQEQFDALIEGDLDNKGKGGTNYKDIIKKHGLPDSEFDSTIGGYDTRKITYISIGDKIKTVTLTFAKQDNGQLLLVQKHAVGLGLEKSKKQNDSETRV